Proteins encoded by one window of Streptacidiphilus sp. PB12-B1b:
- a CDS encoding Lrp/AsnC family transcriptional regulator: MDDIDRAILRELQTDGRIPYAELGPKVGLSPSAARQRLQRLIDSRTVQVVGVTDPMRMSGQAMALLGICVDGDARAVADQLGDREEVVYSVLTSGGFDLFAEVVCHQPRELLDFINDVVRPIQGVTRVQNFPYFGIHTHRFLWDV, translated from the coding sequence GTGGACGACATCGACCGGGCCATCCTGCGCGAGCTGCAGACCGACGGCCGCATCCCGTACGCCGAGCTGGGCCCCAAAGTGGGCCTCTCCCCCTCAGCCGCCCGCCAGCGGCTGCAACGGCTGATCGACAGCCGGACGGTGCAGGTGGTCGGGGTCACCGACCCGATGAGAATGAGCGGGCAGGCCATGGCGCTGCTCGGCATATGCGTCGACGGGGACGCCCGGGCGGTCGCGGACCAGCTGGGCGACCGCGAGGAGGTGGTCTACAGCGTGCTCACCTCGGGCGGCTTCGACCTCTTCGCCGAGGTGGTGTGCCACCAGCCGCGGGAGCTGCTGGACTTCATCAATGACGTGGTCCGGCCGATCCAGGGCGTCACCCGGGTGCAGAACTTCCCGTACTTCGGCATCCACACGCACCGGTTCCTCTGGGACGTGTGA